Proteins encoded together in one Halalkaliarchaeum sp. AArc-CO window:
- a CDS encoding DUF4349 domain-containing protein, whose amino-acid sequence MQRRTLAVAALVLLLFAAGCVGSAPLEDDADSAAIEEQVEAERSADVAADDADVDIEGETFSTTATTGSTTAPQPAPDRDLIFTGSVELEVDSYETADGEIRKIVADHDGFVSDSTRQVHERDNETWTTGELVVRVPSDSFDEAIDEIGGVGNVQSVSTESEDVTDQLVDIEARLENLRAERDQYRKLYEQANETEDVLAVQERLSATQEEIERLEARQRALEQQVAYATITVSLAESTPEPETADPDAWYDTPVTEAFLESISGVATVLRASVVAAAYAAPYALTFGAPFLVALGGVLVWRSRR is encoded by the coding sequence ATGCAGAGACGAACCCTCGCAGTCGCAGCACTTGTGCTCCTGCTTTTCGCGGCCGGCTGTGTCGGTAGCGCACCGCTCGAGGACGACGCGGACTCGGCGGCGATCGAAGAACAGGTCGAAGCGGAACGGTCTGCAGACGTCGCTGCCGACGACGCGGACGTCGACATCGAGGGGGAGACATTCTCGACGACGGCCACGACGGGCTCGACGACAGCCCCACAGCCGGCGCCGGACAGGGATCTGATCTTCACCGGCAGCGTCGAACTCGAAGTCGATTCCTACGAAACAGCCGACGGGGAGATTCGAAAGATCGTCGCCGACCACGACGGGTTCGTGAGCGACTCCACCAGGCAGGTCCACGAGCGGGACAACGAGACGTGGACCACCGGCGAACTCGTGGTCCGGGTACCGAGCGACTCGTTCGACGAGGCGATCGACGAGATCGGCGGCGTCGGCAACGTGCAGTCGGTGTCGACCGAGTCCGAGGACGTGACCGACCAGCTGGTCGACATCGAGGCGCGCCTGGAGAACCTCCGGGCCGAGCGGGACCAGTACCGGAAACTGTACGAGCAGGCCAACGAGACCGAGGACGTGCTCGCAGTCCAGGAGCGGCTGTCCGCCACCCAGGAGGAGATCGAACGGCTCGAGGCCCGCCAGCGCGCCCTCGAACAGCAGGTCGCGTACGCGACGATCACCGTCTCGCTCGCCGAATCGACGCCGGAGCCGGAGACGGCCGATCCCGACGCCTGGTACGACACGCCAGTAACGGAGGCGTTCCTCGAGTCGATCTCGGGCGTGGCGACCGTGCTACGGGCGAGCGTCGTCGCGGCGGCGTACGCCGCGCCGTACGCGCTGACGTTCGGAGCGCCGTTCCTCGTCGCGCTCGGTGGCGTGCTGGTCTGGCGGTCGCGGCGGTGA
- a CDS encoding DUF5788 family protein — protein sequence MKEYQRKGLLERVNREAATVGASIPETIELGGEEIQLRSFVFEIKRRETIPSGERERVETAKRNLRRERRRRLDRLETEEMSYDEGERLAESIVGIDRALDALEQLGPVDLEAEQRRNEAADRKRWMSFLRQALGHDDDAKRRF from the coding sequence GTGAAAGAGTATCAGCGCAAGGGGCTGCTCGAACGCGTGAATCGGGAGGCGGCCACGGTCGGCGCGTCGATCCCGGAGACGATCGAACTCGGCGGCGAGGAGATCCAGCTGCGGTCGTTCGTCTTCGAGATCAAGCGCCGGGAGACGATCCCGTCGGGAGAACGAGAGCGGGTCGAAACCGCAAAGCGGAACCTCCGTCGGGAACGCCGCAGACGGCTCGACCGGCTCGAAACCGAGGAGATGAGCTACGACGAGGGCGAACGGCTCGCGGAGTCGATCGTCGGGATCGACCGCGCACTGGACGCGCTCGAACAGCTCGGGCCGGTCGATCTCGAAGCCGAACAGCGACGCAACGAGGCGGCCGACCGGAAACGGTGGATGTCGTTTCTGCGACAGGCGCTCGGCCACGACGACGACGCGAAACGCCGCTTTTGA
- a CDS encoding amidohydrolase: MLELEHGFRIVDVGVRLDPDREAVTRRGRDITPERLERELHQAGVVRAVVAPGPRESGGYLRMNNAVARLSVDRPFMAFARVGGPRVPDSSTIGRVRNLAVKREPYHADPEDVEQYAYDDRFHGFLLDPARDGLPEADVLEMLADVGSPVLVRGGVRFPPQAVAEFVLDYEFPVVLSGFGGFPLNRELMAESIELLSAHDELYLDTRFVRYRDPMERALREHPDRVLFASGAPDSHPDVAVMEILTLDVPEDAMRRAFSKNPGRVIPGLAGSE, from the coding sequence ATGCTGGAGCTGGAGCACGGGTTCCGGATCGTCGACGTGGGTGTGCGCCTCGATCCGGACCGGGAGGCGGTCACTCGACGGGGGCGGGACATCACCCCCGAACGGCTCGAGCGGGAACTCCACCAGGCCGGAGTCGTTCGCGCGGTCGTTGCACCTGGACCCAGAGAATCGGGCGGGTATCTCCGGATGAACAACGCCGTCGCGCGGTTGAGCGTCGATCGACCGTTCATGGCGTTCGCACGGGTGGGGGGTCCCCGCGTCCCCGACTCGTCGACGATCGGCCGGGTCCGGAACCTCGCTGTCAAGCGGGAGCCGTATCACGCCGATCCGGAGGACGTCGAGCAGTACGCCTACGACGATCGGTTCCACGGGTTCCTCCTCGATCCTGCCCGGGACGGACTCCCGGAGGCCGACGTCCTCGAGATGCTCGCGGACGTCGGTTCCCCCGTGCTCGTCAGAGGCGGGGTTCGATTCCCTCCCCAGGCGGTCGCGGAGTTCGTCCTCGACTACGAGTTTCCGGTCGTCCTCTCCGGATTCGGTGGATTCCCGCTGAACCGGGAACTCATGGCCGAGTCGATCGAACTGCTGTCGGCACACGACGAACTCTACCTCGACACCCGGTTCGTCAGGTATCGCGATCCGATGGAACGGGCGCTCCGCGAACATCCCGATCGGGTGCTGTTCGCCAGCGGGGCACCCGATTCGCATCCCGACGTTGCGGTGATGGAGATCCTCACGCTCGACGTTCCCGAGGACGCGATGCGGCGGGCGTTCTCGAAGAACCCCGGACGGGTGATCCCGGGGCTCGCCGGGAGCGAGTGA
- a CDS encoding CheF family chemotaxis protein, whose amino-acid sequence MGESVVADFVGRVHTADVAGNEPVAGRVLLSQRRLVLATDEVKTTVPLSSVFDVAVGTVPGDLQSFFSDTVTVAYTDGNARRTAVVEGNPEPMERFTTVLFKALLHDVTASVRHPAKVGGRVTDEPDQRAAIKLGDGELSFVGCREPFSIDLSTVVDYERLQRTLDGETRPTLSVRHVPEGSPVTSLVTVSSERTLNVIGRYVKLEYGEVMEEVYELDPTEEELQILVTLYTADGDVTVSDIVTGDATRASMVLEGLRDRGLVVDGEGGPTLTPKGQMVVSTYLESVNG is encoded by the coding sequence ATGGGGGAATCCGTCGTCGCCGACTTCGTGGGGCGGGTCCACACCGCCGACGTAGCCGGGAACGAGCCCGTCGCGGGGCGAGTGTTGCTCAGCCAGCGTCGACTGGTGCTCGCCACCGACGAGGTCAAAACGACGGTGCCGCTCTCGTCGGTGTTCGACGTCGCCGTCGGGACGGTGCCCGGCGACCTCCAGTCGTTTTTCAGCGACACCGTCACCGTCGCGTACACCGACGGGAACGCGCGACGGACTGCGGTTGTCGAAGGGAACCCGGAGCCGATGGAGCGGTTCACGACGGTGCTTTTCAAGGCGCTGTTGCACGACGTCACGGCGTCGGTCCGCCACCCCGCGAAGGTGGGTGGGCGCGTCACCGACGAACCGGACCAGCGGGCGGCGATCAAACTCGGCGACGGGGAGCTGAGCTTCGTTGGCTGTCGGGAGCCGTTTTCGATCGATCTCTCGACTGTCGTCGACTACGAGCGGCTCCAGCGGACGCTCGACGGCGAGACGCGACCGACGCTGTCGGTGCGGCACGTCCCCGAGGGATCGCCGGTGACGTCACTCGTCACCGTCTCCAGCGAGCGGACGCTCAACGTGATCGGTCGGTACGTCAAACTCGAGTACGGCGAGGTGATGGAGGAGGTGTACGAACTCGATCCGACCGAGGAGGAGCTCCAGATCCTCGTCACCCTCTACACCGCCGACGGGGACGTGACCGTCTCCGACATCGTCACCGGCGACGCCACCCGGGCGTCGATGGTGCTCGAGGGGCTCCGGGACCGGGGACTCGTCGTCGACGGGGAGGGTGGACCGACGCTGACGCCGAAAGGGCAGATGGTCGTCAGTACGTATCTAGAGTCCGTAAACGGCTGA
- a CDS encoding CheF family chemotaxis protein, translating to MSNEEYKIADTTGRFAIAVNEGRAVNDVSWTSGRILLSNRRLILASNNGKRTIPLSKLQSLGGRHDANQEITRVAGYVSFDLGEQVILVSAGDHESFERDVYRALLDQRMVRAKHPAVAGGVVKEAATWERARIKLDGDGLSAALESGAFVNLDLDDISGLETTERTIDGEKQPVLEVSHTDEEGTSIETHISGPPRRCRFVKSWLDKGVERSQTNVDLDEREREVLMALYSGVSPFEIPAFLGMDVDDVEEIFERLIELDVVEEVRVRREVALNARGRNIASEAMNEQ from the coding sequence GTGAGCAACGAAGAATACAAGATCGCCGACACGACCGGTCGGTTCGCGATCGCAGTCAACGAGGGGCGCGCCGTCAACGACGTCTCCTGGACGTCCGGTCGGATCCTGCTTTCGAACCGGCGACTAATCCTCGCGAGCAACAACGGCAAGCGGACGATCCCGCTGTCGAAGCTGCAGAGCCTCGGCGGGAGACACGACGCGAACCAGGAGATCACCAGGGTCGCCGGCTACGTGAGCTTCGATCTGGGCGAGCAGGTGATCCTCGTCAGCGCGGGCGACCACGAGAGCTTCGAGCGCGACGTCTACCGGGCGCTGCTCGACCAGCGGATGGTGCGGGCGAAACATCCGGCAGTTGCCGGCGGCGTGGTCAAGGAAGCGGCCACCTGGGAGCGGGCACGGATCAAACTCGACGGGGACGGGCTGAGCGCCGCCCTCGAAAGCGGCGCGTTCGTGAACCTCGACCTCGACGACATAAGCGGGCTCGAGACGACCGAACGGACGATCGACGGGGAGAAACAGCCGGTCCTGGAGGTCTCTCACACGGACGAGGAGGGAACGAGCATCGAAACCCACATCTCCGGGCCGCCGCGCCGGTGTCGGTTCGTCAAGTCGTGGCTGGACAAGGGGGTCGAACGGAGCCAAACGAACGTCGATCTCGACGAGCGCGAACGGGAAGTGCTGATGGCGCTGTACTCGGGTGTGTCACCGTTCGAGATCCCCGCGTTTCTGGGGATGGACGTCGACGACGTCGAGGAAATCTTCGAGCGACTGATCGAACTCGACGTCGTCGAGGAAGTCAGGGTTCGCCGGGAAGTCGCGCTCAACGCTCGCGGCCGGAACATCGCGAGCGAGGCGATGAACGAGCAGTGA
- a CDS encoding HEAT repeat domain-containing protein, whose protein sequence is MSLYELAREGNVERLRDALNSDSPAVRRRAAELLGELGDEDDQPTIDALLRAATRDEETRVRGAAIDALDQVGQSAVEQLLRELTGGGAGDADWVAARRFARALSAERPELRMAAANALGRLNDPDTVPALVNALEDEDPRVRLRACHACGSIADPRTVPRLVDRLGDQPRIRHAAANALGAIATDRALSALIELLEDDDESIRRIAASALGEANNARPIEPLARALGDDSEIVRKAAVYSILELLSNVPTDRSHAVRDRIVSQLRETGDATAIEPLVEIIRKGRQDRQRRNAAWILGRVADSDSEAAIGALADALADEDERTAQFAATSLASIGGPVVESALLDRLDPDVEEGARAKAAFVLGQVGGTQARDRLEKLTDDDSAAVRKRAFAAVSKLRAGGDA, encoded by the coding sequence ATGTCGCTGTACGAACTCGCCCGCGAGGGCAACGTCGAACGGCTCAGGGACGCGCTCAACAGCGACAGCCCCGCAGTCAGGCGGCGCGCGGCCGAACTCCTGGGGGAGCTGGGAGACGAGGACGACCAGCCCACGATCGACGCGCTGTTGCGGGCGGCAACCCGCGACGAGGAAACCCGCGTACGGGGGGCCGCGATCGACGCGCTGGATCAGGTGGGGCAGTCGGCGGTCGAACAGTTGCTCCGGGAGCTCACCGGCGGCGGCGCCGGCGACGCAGACTGGGTTGCGGCCCGGCGGTTCGCCCGGGCGCTGTCGGCCGAACGGCCGGAGCTCCGGATGGCGGCGGCGAACGCGCTCGGCCGACTCAACGACCCCGACACCGTCCCGGCGCTGGTAAATGCACTCGAGGACGAGGATCCCCGAGTTCGACTGCGCGCATGTCACGCCTGCGGGTCCATCGCCGATCCGCGAACCGTCCCGCGGCTGGTCGACCGACTCGGCGACCAGCCCCGGATCCGACACGCCGCCGCGAACGCACTGGGGGCGATCGCGACCGACCGGGCGCTTTCCGCGCTCATCGAACTGCTCGAAGACGACGACGAGTCGATCCGTCGGATCGCCGCAAGCGCACTCGGGGAGGCGAACAACGCCAGGCCGATCGAGCCGTTGGCGCGAGCGCTCGGCGACGACAGCGAGATCGTCCGCAAGGCGGCGGTGTACTCGATCCTCGAACTGCTGTCGAACGTCCCGACCGACCGCAGCCACGCGGTCAGGGATCGGATCGTCTCGCAGCTTCGCGAGACCGGTGACGCCACCGCGATCGAACCCCTTGTAGAGATCATCAGAAAAGGTCGACAGGACCGGCAGCGCCGCAACGCCGCCTGGATCCTCGGGAGAGTCGCCGACTCGGACTCCGAGGCCGCGATCGGGGCGCTGGCCGACGCGTTGGCCGACGAGGACGAACGAACCGCTCAGTTTGCGGCCACGAGCCTGGCGTCGATCGGTGGCCCGGTCGTCGAATCGGCGCTGCTGGACCGACTCGATCCCGATGTCGAGGAAGGTGCCCGGGCGAAGGCGGCGTTCGTCCTCGGCCAGGTCGGCGGAACGCAGGCCAGAGACCGGCTCGAAAAGCTCACAGACGACGACAGTGCCGCGGTCCGGAAGCGAGCCTTCGCGGCGGTGTCGAAGCTCAGGGCAGGTGGTGACGCGTGA
- a CDS encoding protein-glutamate O-methyltransferase CheR → MTGETPFEGVLRQIEDSVPFEPGYYNESYLDRRISARMRRRDVDDHTEYERLLREEPDEREALMDALTINVTEFFRNPEMWEVLRGVLREMTETKRQVNVWSAPCADGREPYSAAMLACDDPEIDERRLSVLGTDISDEALENARAGVYHTTRTTDIAAELEPLSAPEQWVDRDGDSFRVRDPVKELVEFEKHDLIRDGQMSAFDVVFCRNLLIYIDSGHKGDVFDTLESSLSPGSVLVVGMTESVPPDRRDRYEPVNKRRRVFRWA, encoded by the coding sequence ATGACCGGTGAAACTCCCTTCGAGGGTGTGTTGCGCCAGATCGAAGACTCCGTCCCGTTCGAGCCGGGCTATTACAACGAGTCGTACCTCGATCGGCGGATCTCCGCCCGGATGCGGCGCCGCGACGTCGACGACCACACGGAGTACGAGCGGCTGCTCCGGGAGGAACCCGACGAACGGGAGGCGCTGATGGACGCACTCACGATCAACGTCACCGAGTTCTTCCGCAACCCCGAGATGTGGGAGGTTCTCAGGGGGGTGCTCCGGGAGATGACCGAAACGAAGCGCCAGGTAAACGTCTGGTCTGCACCGTGTGCGGACGGTCGGGAGCCGTACTCGGCGGCGATGCTCGCGTGTGACGACCCCGAGATCGACGAGCGCCGGCTCTCCGTGCTCGGGACGGACATCAGCGACGAGGCGCTGGAAAACGCCAGGGCAGGCGTCTACCACACCACCCGAACCACGGACATCGCCGCGGAACTCGAACCGCTGTCAGCGCCCGAACAGTGGGTCGACCGGGACGGCGACTCCTTCCGGGTCAGGGACCCGGTAAAAGAGCTCGTCGAGTTCGAGAAACACGACCTGATCCGGGACGGACAGATGTCGGCGTTCGACGTCGTGTTTTGTCGCAACCTGCTCATCTACATCGACTCCGGGCACAAGGGCGACGTCTTCGACACGCTCGAGTCGTCGCTGTCCCCGGGGAGCGTGCTGGTGGTGGGAATGACCGAGAGCGTTCCCCCGGACCGTCGGGATCGGTACGAACCGGTAAACAAGCGCCGTCGCGTGTTCAGGTGGGCGTGA
- a CDS encoding chemotaxis protein CheA, with protein MDSHRAAFVAEAEDGITDLNNALLALEADPGDSGAIDDVFRVAHTLKGNAAAMGYDGVSELAHTLEDLLDDVRTDDLEVTPELMDLLFEGVDAIEAMVGEIADDGEVRTDAGGIERRLREWETDDGLGDGDGLGDGDGLGDGDGLGDGDDTGSGTEAIDELDADSSELVRASVRIGETAMPGVDATFVLETLQEIVDAFATDPDPELLEDGEYGDGFDAYLPAADGAGATAAIEELPQVERVETVPLGGGPDSDDDREGDASPSENETDDPAGGTGSEEPGGEKPDDDEKPDDEKPDDEKSNDEISTIRVDVEQVDELYGLVEQLVTSRIKLRRELESAGVESDALDELDKLANSLQDTAMDMRLVPFSQVADSFPRLVRDVARDVDKQVAFEMEGGDVELDRTILTEMRDPLVHVLRNAVDHGIESPEEREAAGKDPTGTVELTATRSRDHVVIEVSDDGAGIDPDELAEKAIDEGVVTREEVTAMDDGEIYDLVFHPGLSTAEEVTDVSGRGVGMDVVRTTARGLDGSVSIDSEPGAGTTIRFRLPVTVAIVKVMFVRVGDTEYGIPIKSIAEVSRADDVAEVHGEEVIRHEDDLYPVIRLADRLGERPLDTGGEMTSAAASTSAAATDGGDANGVDTEDGMLVRIREETRQVALHCDEVLDQEEIVVKPLEGPLSGTPGIGGTAVLGDGDVVAVLDVMSL; from the coding sequence ATGGACTCCCATCGCGCCGCGTTCGTCGCCGAGGCGGAAGACGGGATCACCGACCTGAACAACGCGCTGCTCGCGCTGGAAGCAGATCCCGGCGATTCCGGAGCGATCGACGACGTGTTTCGGGTCGCACACACCCTGAAAGGCAACGCCGCGGCGATGGGGTACGACGGCGTCTCGGAACTGGCTCACACGCTAGAGGACCTGCTCGACGACGTCAGGACAGACGACCTCGAGGTGACGCCCGAACTGATGGATCTGCTGTTCGAGGGCGTCGACGCGATCGAGGCGATGGTCGGAGAAATCGCCGACGACGGCGAGGTGAGAACGGATGCCGGCGGAATCGAACGGCGCCTCCGGGAGTGGGAAACCGACGACGGTCTCGGTGACGGCGACGGTCTCGGTGACGGCGACGGTCTCGGTGACGGCGACGGTCTCGGTGACGGCGACGATACCGGCAGCGGGACCGAGGCGATCGACGAACTGGACGCCGACTCCTCGGAGCTCGTCCGGGCGTCGGTTCGGATCGGCGAGACGGCGATGCCGGGCGTCGACGCGACGTTCGTGCTCGAAACCCTGCAGGAAATCGTCGACGCGTTCGCGACCGATCCCGACCCCGAACTCCTCGAGGACGGCGAGTACGGCGACGGGTTCGACGCGTATCTGCCGGCGGCAGACGGCGCCGGCGCAACCGCGGCGATCGAGGAGTTGCCCCAGGTGGAGCGCGTCGAGACCGTTCCCCTCGGAGGAGGGCCGGATTCAGACGACGACCGCGAGGGAGACGCCAGTCCGTCGGAGAACGAGACCGACGACCCCGCCGGCGGAACAGGAAGCGAGGAACCCGGCGGCGAAAAACCGGACGACGACGAGAAACCGGACGACGAGAAACCGGACGACGAGAAATCGAACGACGAGATATCCACGATCCGGGTCGACGTCGAACAGGTGGACGAGCTGTACGGCCTGGTCGAACAGCTGGTGACGAGCCGTATCAAGCTCCGTCGCGAGCTGGAGTCGGCGGGCGTCGAGTCGGACGCGCTCGACGAACTGGACAAGCTCGCAAACAGCCTCCAGGACACCGCGATGGACATGCGGCTCGTCCCCTTCTCGCAGGTCGCCGACTCGTTTCCCCGGCTGGTGCGCGACGTCGCCCGCGACGTCGACAAACAGGTCGCTTTCGAGATGGAAGGCGGTGACGTCGAACTCGACCGGACGATCCTCACCGAGATGCGGGATCCGCTGGTTCACGTGCTCCGGAACGCCGTCGATCACGGGATCGAATCGCCCGAGGAACGCGAGGCCGCCGGCAAGGATCCGACCGGAACCGTCGAGTTGACTGCGACGCGGAGCCGCGATCACGTCGTCATCGAGGTGTCCGACGACGGCGCCGGCATCGACCCCGACGAGCTCGCCGAGAAGGCGATCGACGAGGGCGTCGTCACCCGCGAGGAGGTCACGGCGATGGACGACGGGGAGATCTACGACCTGGTGTTTCATCCCGGCCTGTCGACCGCAGAGGAGGTGACCGACGTCTCCGGACGCGGTGTCGGCATGGACGTCGTACGGACGACGGCCCGCGGGCTCGACGGCTCGGTGTCGATCGACAGCGAACCGGGCGCCGGCACGACCATACGGTTTCGGCTGCCGGTCACCGTCGCGATCGTGAAGGTAATGTTCGTCAGGGTTGGCGACACCGAATACGGCATCCCGATCAAGAGCATCGCCGAGGTGTCCCGCGCGGACGACGTCGCGGAGGTGCACGGCGAGGAGGTCATCCGCCACGAGGACGACCTGTATCCGGTGATCCGGCTGGCGGATCGCCTCGGGGAACGACCGCTGGATACCGGCGGCGAGATGACGAGCGCGGCCGCCTCGACGAGCGCGGCGGCGACCGACGGCGGGGACGCAAACGGCGTCGATACCGAGGACGGAATGCTCGTCAGGATCCGCGAGGAGACACGACAGGTCGCGTTACACTGCGACGAGGTGCTCGATCAGGAGGAGATCGTTGTGAAACCGCTCGAAGGACCGCTCTCTGGGACCCCGGGCATCGGCGGTACGGCGGTGCTCGGCGACGGGGACGTGGTCGCCGTACTCGACGTGATGAGCTTATGA
- a CDS encoding chemotaxis response regulator protein-glutamate methylesterase, producing the protein MSGTVDRGDRDPGDDAPRAVVVDDSSFMRAVISDLLSDAGIPVVGEASDGREAIEVVAEARPDVVTMDVEMPRMDGLEALDRIMAETPTPVLMLSAYTDEGAEVTFEALDRGAVDFFAKPGGEISSGVSRERDRLVEAVRSAAAADLEAATRNRTPTDSPTSAAASTVEIEQPLTVVIGASTGGPNAVEHVMAALPETNCRVLVVQHMPAAFTGRFADRLDGVSAYDVSEATDGDRIGPGEALVAPGGTHTRVDSYRAGRLRVRLEEDDSLPVTPAVDVTMKSAARAVDDPLVGVVLTGMGSDGAEGIRAVREAGGRTLAQSEDTCVIYGMPRRAVETGAVDDVRDLDAIADAIVGGVS; encoded by the coding sequence ATGTCAGGAACCGTCGACCGGGGCGACCGCGACCCCGGGGACGACGCTCCCCGGGCGGTCGTCGTCGACGACTCGTCGTTCATGCGGGCGGTCATCTCGGACCTGTTGTCCGACGCCGGCATTCCAGTCGTCGGTGAGGCCTCCGACGGGAGGGAGGCGATCGAGGTCGTCGCCGAAGCCCGTCCGGACGTCGTCACGATGGACGTCGAGATGCCCAGGATGGACGGATTGGAGGCGCTGGATCGGATCATGGCGGAGACGCCGACGCCGGTGTTGATGCTGTCGGCGTACACCGACGAGGGGGCCGAGGTCACCTTCGAGGCGCTGGACCGCGGCGCAGTCGACTTCTTCGCGAAGCCGGGCGGCGAGATCTCCTCGGGGGTCTCCCGGGAGCGCGATCGGCTGGTCGAGGCTGTGCGATCGGCTGCCGCCGCCGACCTCGAGGCCGCAACCCGGAATCGAACCCCCACCGACAGTCCAACGAGTGCAGCGGCGTCGACGGTCGAGATCGAGCAACCGCTCACCGTGGTGATCGGCGCTTCGACGGGCGGTCCCAACGCCGTCGAGCACGTGATGGCGGCGCTTCCGGAAACGAACTGTCGAGTGCTCGTGGTCCAGCACATGCCCGCGGCGTTCACCGGACGGTTCGCAGACCGGCTCGACGGGGTCTCCGCCTACGACGTCTCGGAAGCGACCGACGGCGACCGGATCGGCCCGGGCGAGGCTCTCGTGGCCCCCGGCGGCACGCACACGAGAGTCGACAGCTACCGCGCCGGCCGACTCCGGGTCCGCCTCGAGGAGGACGACTCCCTTCCGGTCACCCCTGCCGTCGACGTGACCATGAAGTCGGCGGCTCGGGCCGTCGACGATCCGCTGGTCGGCGTCGTGTTGACGGGGATGGGGTCCGACGGCGCGGAGGGGATCCGCGCGGTCCGGGAGGCCGGGGGGCGGACGCTCGCACAAAGTGAAGACACCTGTGTGATCTACGGAATGCCCAGGCGAGCCGTCGAGACCGGTGCAGTCGACGACGTTCGCGATCTCGACGCCATCGCCGACGCCATCGTGGGGGGTGTGTCCTGA
- a CDS encoding chemotaxis protein CheW: protein MAATEPTVEATKVLEFGLGSDRYCLDIDTIDEIVDAAELTRIPNSPPHIEGVMDLRGKTTTIVDPKTVFEIDEAGPRDRIVVFDENALEEGGTVGWMVDEVFQVRDVDPERVDENTIADDDGIRGIVKSDDRFVVWVDPSVSVE, encoded by the coding sequence ATGGCAGCTACGGAACCGACGGTCGAGGCCACCAAGGTCCTCGAGTTCGGGCTGGGATCCGACAGGTACTGTCTGGACATCGACACCATCGACGAGATCGTCGACGCCGCCGAACTGACGCGAATCCCCAACTCGCCCCCCCACATCGAGGGCGTGATGGATCTCCGTGGAAAGACGACGACGATCGTCGATCCCAAGACAGTGTTCGAGATCGACGAGGCGGGCCCCCGCGACCGGATCGTCGTGTTCGACGAGAACGCACTCGAAGAGGGTGGAACCGTCGGCTGGATGGTCGACGAGGTGTTCCAGGTTCGGGACGTCGATCCCGAACGTGTCGACGAGAACACGATCGCCGACGACGACGGGATCCGCGGAATCGTGAAGTCCGACGACCGGTTCGTCGTCTGGGTCGACCCCTCCGTGTCTGTCGAGTGA
- a CDS encoding ATPase domain-containing protein: MRISSGVPGFDDIVEGGFPEGRLYVVSGPPGSGKTTFCAQFAAEGARADEKTLFVSMHETKRDIIEDMAGYEFGFDHAVSTDRITFLDALSSDGRRFFGQKGERRNQANVSNRLTAYIDSRDVSRVVFDSTMLLHYLLDDEEDTAIQFLSALKRTDATTILISEMTDPNAYSREHYLAHGVVFMHNYLQEDGMERGIQVLKMRGTDVDTRIHDVGFGADGLEVGQAKRR, encoded by the coding sequence ATGCGCATCTCTAGTGGGGTCCCCGGGTTCGACGATATTGTCGAGGGCGGGTTTCCCGAGGGCCGGCTCTACGTCGTCAGCGGGCCCCCCGGAAGCGGCAAAACGACGTTTTGCGCGCAGTTCGCCGCCGAAGGGGCCAGGGCAGACGAGAAGACGCTCTTCGTCAGCATGCACGAGACGAAACGCGACATCATCGAGGACATGGCCGGCTACGAGTTCGGGTTCGATCACGCGGTGTCGACCGACCGGATCACGTTTCTCGACGCACTGTCCTCGGACGGTCGGCGGTTCTTCGGGCAGAAGGGCGAACGTCGAAACCAAGCCAACGTCTCGAACAGACTCACCGCCTACATCGACTCCAGGGACGTCAGCCGGGTCGTCTTCGACTCGACGATGCTTCTGCATTATCTGCTCGACGACGAGGAGGACACGGCGATCCAGTTCCTGTCGGCGCTCAAACGGACCGACGCCACGACGATTCTCATCTCCGAGATGACTGATCCGAACGCCTATTCGCGGGAACATTACCTCGCCCACGGCGTCGTCTTCATGCACAACTACCTCCAGGAGGACGGGATGGAACGGGGGATACAGGTGTTGAAGATGCGCGGCACCGACGTCGACACCCGGATCCACGACGTCGGGTTCGGTGCCGACGGGCTCGAGGTTGGGCAGGCGAAACGCCGGTGA